The Desulfosporosinus sp. Sb-LF sequence TAAACCGAATAAGTCTGGAGCCATTGTATTGATGCATCCGAAATCGAATACAGTCAAAGCTCTGCCTGTCATTCTCGACCAACTGTCCCGAGAAGGATATATTTTCCAAACTCTTGATGGACTAATAACATTTGACCAGATCGGAGATACTACCTCATGACGAAAAGAAGTAGAAGTTGAGGTGGTTCGATGATCAGGCAAAAGTGGACGCATGCTAGGTGCTGCGTCTTTCTTTGTATTATAAGCATGGGCTTTGGCATTTTACCCTCAGTCCCTGTTTATGGTGCGACAGCAAAAAATCCGGCATCAGGAAAGATAGTTAAGAAACCTATCACGCCTAAGCCTACTGCAGTCGAATTAGGGCCTTCTAGGATTAGCGCAGAAGCTGCTGTGTTGATGGATGTAGCTACCGGCGATGTTCTCTTCAATAAACAGGCAAATAAACGTCGCCCACCTGCCAGTACCACGAAAATCATGACCGCTATCTTGGGCATGGAGTTAGGGCGGCCTGATGAAGTAGTAACCGTAAGTAAGAAAGCAGCTGCTGTCGGCGAAGCAACCTTGCATCTTGATCCAGGAGAAAAGATCACTTTATATGAACTCATTACCGGAGCTTTAGTACGTTCAGGGAATGACGCTTGTGTTGCTATTGCTGAGCAAATTTCGGGAAGTGAAGAGCAGTTTGTCAAACTTATGAATCGTAAAGCGTTGGCTCTGGGCGCGGAAAATACTCATTTTGAAAACACTAACGGCCTTCCACTGAAAGAGCATTATTCCACCGCTTACGATCTTGCTCTGATGGCTCGCCATGGTTTGCAAATTCCGCAATTTGGATCGATTACTCGTCAAAAAGAAACGAAAATTCACTTCCTAGAGCCGGATGCCTTCATGGATTTGCGAAATACGAATAAACTACTCTGGAATTATCCGTATGCAGATGGAGTAAAAACTGGGACGACCACTGCGGCAGGGAAATGTCTTGTTGCATCTGCAACGAAGGAAGGACGACAGCTATTGGTTGTGGTTCTTAATGCACCCGATCGGTTCGGGGATGCGAAGAAACTTTTGGAGTGGGGTTTTGAAAAAAAAGAGTCAGTTCCGCTTGATAAGGCAGGACAGGCGACTGCGCAATTGCAGGATCCCAAACAAATCCAATTGATTATTACTGATCCTAATTAAAATGTCAGTAGTTCTAGAAGTTAAACGCAAGAAACTCCAAACCTGAGTCGTGTGGGAAAAATGTGAAGGAGTTGACTGTATTGTATCGAAAGACGGTATTGCCTAATGGGGTTAGAATTATTACAGAAGAAATCGAACATGTGCGTTCCGCTGCTTTTGGAGTATGGGTGGGAGCAGGTTCCAGAGATGAACGTGAAGGGTACGAGGGTATATCTCATTTTATGGAACATATGTTTTTTAAAGGGACGGAACATCGAAGTGCGCGCGCTTTAGCGGAATCCCTCGAAGCCGTTGGTGGACAGCTGAATGCCTTCACGACGAAAGAATATACCTGCTACTATGCTAAAGTTCTAGATGAGGACCTTGATCTGGCAATTGATGTTTTAAGTGATATGTTTTTCCATTCGCTTTTCGATGAAAAGGAAATCGAAAAGGAGAAGAATGTAGTTATTGAAGAAATTAAAATGTATGAGGATTCTCCTGATGAACTGATTCATGATATTTTTTCTGAGTATGTATGGAATGATCATCCCTTAGGAAAGCCGATCTTGGGGACGGAGGAGAGCATAAGGTCATTAAGTCGGGATAAAATTATGCATTTTCTCTCAGAGCATTATGCCCCAGACAATGTTGTCATCGCTGTGGCAGGTAAGATTAAGCATGATGAGGTTGTAGAGAAACTGACTGATCAGTTCGGCACTTTCAAGAGGGGAGGGCGACGGGTTCTCGAAGGAACGCCCACCGGTCAGACTGTTCAACACTATCAAAAGAAAGAGACGGAGCAGATGCATATTATCCTGGGGGTACCAGGGCTGGGTCAGGACGACGAGGATATTTATGCGATGCACATCTTCAACAATATTTTAGGTGGAGGATTGAGCTCCAGGTTGTTCCAGGAGATACGAGAACAGCGCGGATTGGCTTATTCCGTGTATTCTTATCACTCCACATATGTAGATACGGGGCTATTCGCGGTCTATGCCGGAACGAGTCCCAATAATACTAGAGAAGTGATCGAGTGTATTCTCCAAGAGCTGAAGGATATTGAGCAAAATGGTATAACCAAAGAGGAATTAGAAAGGACCAAGGCGCAAATTAAAGGTGGTCTATATCTAGGGCTTGAATCAGTAAGCAGTCGGATGAGTCGCTTGGGGAAAACAGAACTTACGTATAACCGTGTACTTTCGCCTGAAGAAGTGGTGGAAAAACTGGAAAAGGTGACCTTGGACGATGTATTGCGCGTGGTCGGACGACTTTGGCAGAAAGATAAAATCAGTATTATGACCATGGGCCCTTCAGGACATGACGTTAAATTATCCGATTTATTAAAGCAGACTGGTTGGGAAGAGTAGGCAAAAGCCTACTCTCTTTATAATAACTTGACCTATTAATAGTTATTGAGGAAAAGGGGTTAAAAGAAGGTGCTAAATCCAATCACAGTAAAGATCAAAAAGATGGCGAACTATTCCTCGGCCCTTCCTTCATATGCAACACCTGGCTCAGCGGGTGTAGATCTGTGTGCTAATCTCCACGAATCATTGACGGTGAGCCCTGGAGGAAATGTTAAAGTTCCGACCGGTTTAGCCATCGAACTCCCTAGTGAAAATGTGGTCGCACTTGTTTTTGCACGAAGCGGCCTGGCAAGTCGTTCTGGGATTGGGTTAACGAATGGAGTGGGTGTAATTGATTCCGATTATCGGGGGGAAATTCAAGTCTTAATGCAAAATCTTGGACACCAAC is a genomic window containing:
- a CDS encoding pitrilysin family protein; this translates as MYRKTVLPNGVRIITEEIEHVRSAAFGVWVGAGSRDEREGYEGISHFMEHMFFKGTEHRSARALAESLEAVGGQLNAFTTKEYTCYYAKVLDEDLDLAIDVLSDMFFHSLFDEKEIEKEKNVVIEEIKMYEDSPDELIHDIFSEYVWNDHPLGKPILGTEESIRSLSRDKIMHFLSEHYAPDNVVIAVAGKIKHDEVVEKLTDQFGTFKRGGRRVLEGTPTGQTVQHYQKKETEQMHIILGVPGLGQDDEDIYAMHIFNNILGGGLSSRLFQEIREQRGLAYSVYSYHSTYVDTGLFAVYAGTSPNNTREVIECILQELKDIEQNGITKEELERTKAQIKGGLYLGLESVSSRMSRLGKTELTYNRVLSPEEVVEKLEKVTLDDVLRVVGRLWQKDKISIMTMGPSGHDVKLSDLLKQTGWEE
- the dut gene encoding dUTP diphosphatase, producing MLNPITVKIKKMANYSSALPSYATPGSAGVDLCANLHESLTVSPGGNVKVPTGLAIELPSENVVALVFARSGLASRSGIGLTNGVGVIDSDYRGEIQVLMQNLGHQPVTINPGDRIAQMLFMPVFQALFEDVAELKESSRGAGGFGSTGI